The Trichoplusia ni isolate ovarian cell line Hi5 unplaced genomic scaffold, tn1 tig00000762, whole genome shotgun sequence region GTATTATCTATTGATGGgtcataataaaaagtaattctaaTAACACCGCTGCCTTGATAATTCagttgtattttgtaaataaacaaatatgactgtcttttcacaaatattttaataaaaagtcaaAAGATATTCACAATATGAGATAatacaatcaaacaaaacaatattgtttgtataataatCGGCAAAATACATCTCTGCAGTATAAATTAACTAGTTTTCTCACTATCAGTTGTATAGGCAATTAAATTCACTAATCGTTGTTAacaaaaggaacaaaaaaatgCTACCTATTCAAAACTGCAATTCTAGATGTAACTTGAATGGATTAGAAATTGACCTAGTTACATTGAAAATCATTGTTCGAGATTTTGGGGCTGTTGCTATGCTGTAAATGtttgataatttataaatcCTTTCTACTGGATATTGAGACTTAAATTAGGTTGATTTTATAGTCTAAACGGCAACTAATTCTGAAAGGTAAATCTCTCTAGAGTCTTCAATATGTGTAAATCATTTACTAAAATTTTGGTCATTTAATGAACCTGTAAAACCTTTATGGTCATtatactatatatttttaacagtgGTTTAATGCTATTTTTTGATCTAATAACCTGGTGGTCTTTGGCAGAATCATGAaggttttaattcatttattctatCAATGTCTAAAGTAACAGACACAAATTGTTGGCCTTAATGTTTTCCAGTTATTTTCATATCAAACATGCATTAAGTAAGTATTTGTATAAGGAGAAATATGTTTCATGAAATATTACTTTCTTCAATGGGTTGTTAATGTCACCTTAGTATTTAATGAGTTGAATAAACCTTGAATggataatattgtattattcatTTTGTGTGTCAAACAAAAAGTTATCGCTTCACTTTACTACATAAAACCAATCAATCAATGTTATTTTGGGTTGTGATAAATGTTCTATAGATGACAAACATTGATGAGTACCTCAATATTACAAGAAATTTCTAGGAAAAATGGCAGGGTTATAAAAGCAGGAACAAAGTAGCAAACTTTAAACtatttccttaattaaaaagattaaactaCTTTGTTTAaactacattataattttaaacacagaATTTGATTGTAACTTATGACTCATAACAGCAGCAAAATAATGCCTATATTCATGCCCCAAAACCCTGAATTATTGCTGACAACATTGTAATATTTCTCATTATACGACGTTAAACCCAATTTGAATTACTGCACAATAATGTTAAACATGTTTTacatatcataatattattaacccTTCACTAGACAGGgcgaaaattgtattttttaggAATATATTGtactacagaaaaaaatatcagtttccaaaaactatattcactcattattattaaaaattactattattatgatTCTGCCCTACCTCAACTAAGTCTTTAGCAGTTGCCGAGCAAAGCAGCGCCTTGCAGGATTGATTTCAGTTCTTGCTTCGATGACTACAATACTTCTCTCTCTCTGGTAAAAATAAGATTTGTTCGTTAATATTAATGTTGTGTATGTATTTCAGGTGACAGAATGTCTCGCAACAAAGACAAGCATGAGGGCGCTAGCGGGCGCACTTACCACATTATGTCGGAGGCGGAGCGGGCTTCCGGCCGTCGTGGAGGCTGGACCACGCTTGAGGTATCAACTTTTTTTCATACCATTAAATGCTTTGTAATTGTAGGGCTTTGAGTAGTAGTGCTTGCTCTGGTCTCTATACTACACTGGACTGAGTAGTCATGAGGAAAGACACATATGCTGTTAAACTGTTTGAAGCTCCCCTGTGAGTGTCCACCGCTGGTAGGGTAATGAGCAGTATTAAGCCCTAGCTGATTAGAGTTTTTAGGTCGAGATTTAACTTAATCCTCAGTCTCCTCTGCTGCATTTCGTTCAGGTTGGGGTGATATAATGGGAAGGTCCAAATCGGTTTAACGCATATAAATGTATTCTCCATGGAAATATCCCTGGTCAGTATATTTTAAACACCTAGGACCTGATCTTTTTCCAGATCTAACGAGCAGTTGAAATTTCTTACTTATTGTTGTTTCTGCAAATAACACACTTTGTACTTCAACTTTTATAGTCAGCTTACTACGTACGTACAGACCCAAAGACCGCTCACGTAAAgaagtaataaattagtattacGTTTTTGGGGTGTGTGACGCGGTCGACACAAAGTCGACGTAATACCAAAGCGTTACGTACTAGAAACAAGTGACGAAACcactataaacaaaaaagtgcGCCTGCGCAACATTGGAACACACCCACAAAACGTTTTCGCTGAGGCTGAGGTATGAAGTTAGACTGCCAGAaagtaaatagttattatattagaaTGTAGAATgcattagttttattattccgGGGCCTAAATCACAGAATGTAGAATGGTAATATGGAGTTCACGATGTGGGGATAAGTTAGCATGCTCTAAGAATATCGCCATTGAAGAGGTTCCCTAGGCATCCAATCCCAACCTTTGCCTGACCTACGGTTTCGATAAAGAATCTACGTACCGGGCAATATTCAGAGGACAGGGAGTGGAGATAAATCATATTTGAAATCTGTTGACTTTAATGgtagtttttgtatttacatattacCTCTAACATCAACAACACATTTCCTTTAACCGGTAACTTATGCAACAGCTCTCTCGGCCAAGGTTTTTCGCGCCATTAAGAGCGCCTATACTGTACCCCGTAGACTAATTACTTACCCTTTTACACTTAACGACTGTTACAGCCATTTTGGGATAACACCTCATTATACAATATTACAAAACCTGTAGTGTGTTAACATCAAGGATTCGGTAATGATTTTTGCCACCTGTTATCTAACGAATAGGGTTTTTAATAATCTTAAGCCATGCCCTTAAACATCCACTACCTAAGACTTGAAAACCAAAAAGGATTTGCTTAAATCTTATACTTAATTCGATTCCTCACTTATCCCCAAACTCATTTAATTCGCCCCAAAGTTGTAATGTCTCCGTCTGTATATACGAATGGAGATATAAGACCGTCACTGTGCAATGTTTATGAGTAAAGCAGATAGATCCCGTTACTTGCCTTTCACACGAGACACGAATACAGAAATTCAAACACCTTCCATTTGCAATGACAATACAATCATATAATAAGCAATAAACATGAAACTGACATCAATCGATCGTGTGTACATTAGGTAAATCCAACTTGTTTATTTATCGACCtcaataaattacatacattatcCTATTACGCGTTTAGCATTTGGTAATGGCTAAACTTAGTTTCCTCTCGCTTTACATACAAGGCAAACAAACAGTCTGCAACTGTTTGcgcattttatttcaacaaataatGTCAAGATGTGATGTGGTAATACGTAAATTTTCCTCCACTTGAGATGTATTCTGTAATATTGCTTTTGTAATCAGCCATCGTAAGCTAAACTTTCCACTCTTATTTTCCTATTCTTTTGTACTCTGTATCAAAATTCACGTTTTTTCCAAGAAACGACATTCAAATTTCTGTACACACTTTCAGCTACTATAATGTAGGCGCAATAGGCTTTCATTTTCTGTAACTCGAAGTCTTTTTCAATAGCTCTACAAGAAAGGGAAAGTTGGTACAATTAGGTAATAACATCTAACCCATTCTAACTCGCAAACTTATGTAAACACTTCAAATTTGTGTAGACTTGGGTCAAGCAATTTGATTTTGCATAATGGAGATAAAAAATTGCCatactttatatgtatattcgAGTGATTTGCGTAAGCTacgaattaaaaactaaatctagCTCGGTGACCCGTACTCTTGATCTTACAGCGAAAATTCCACATTTCGACAGAATTTTGTCAAACTTTCTCCAAATGTCGCCAGTATCAACCTCTAGCATTCTTTGGCTTTCAGGGTACTTATAGGCTATAGGCGTTAATAAAACTGAACTTTTACTAAAGGTATACTATAAAATTCTTCGTACTAATGTTGTGTTAAACATTTCCAGGTAACAGGAGGTGTGCGCGCCCTAGCGCCCCAACTGTTTCAACTGACGCATCTAACCGCTCTATACCTGAACGACAATTCGCTGCAGCGGATCCCGCCCGACATCAACCAGCTGGCCAACTTGCACACCCTCGATATATCAAACAACAAGCTGAGATCGCTGCCAGCCGAGCTTGGAGACCTTATACAGCTCAGGTGAATATTTACCCAAATTtgtaatacgaaaataaaccCAAAAAGGTGTGAGAATACTCTGTATCGGATTATTTTCGCCCTTCACGATGTAAATACTAGATGATTGTGTTATGTCTTACCATGGAATACTAGAACGAATTCTCTAATCTGAAAAAAAGGGTATGGTGATAGCTTTAGTCCTAGCGTATGAAActaaatgattattaaaatctttGGACTCTGGGCCCACCACTCTTTGAAGTAAGAGACGATGTAGAACGGCGTGTCGTTCTTTCATCCGTTTACTGTGAACTCTGTGCAGTCCACTATTACGCAGCTGTGTCGCGTGATCGattcctgcgtaggacaagtgtttgtgtgatctaagAATCGTAATCGTAAAATacgaaacaaaagtaatttgcaCTTGCATGGTTTGCCCCAAAAGAACTAGTCGTAGTAAATGCTTTAATACGCAGGGTAAAGTGAATGTGTATCTAACAGCtactaataataatagtcaTAATAATAGTCACTAAACCTATTTACCACATTATCGTAAAAACCGATCTAATGTCCAATACGATTAGTGTccttatcaatttattttaaactaaataaacctaCCTTGAAAATTACAAAGCAACTTTCTCTTCTCTTTAAAACTGTGATAGATTAAAATTGAAAGCAAAATAAGGAACGAaactttattgatttttatttttaaccgttTTTGGTACATCTCTaaaactattaacatttttaacggACTTCAAATAGAAGATTCTCAAGTCAGACagtatttattagttattttttctttataaatttctCATCGAATGCAATGAATGTCTGTTGGTCACAAACTAATGAAACAGCTTTTATGTTCGTGAGCCAGGACCTGCTACGATCCAAACGAAAACTTCCAACTCAGTCTATGGAACGAATGACCGTCCCACgatgaaaataatcaaaagaaGTAAGCAAGGACGAAATAGATAACTAAATTCgtttctaacaaaaaataataatactgatttatgtaactttattttaagtcCTACGCCTACTACTCAATCAAAGAACTATCTAACAGATTAtcagataattatatttaccgtAGTAATATCAAGATGTTACTCcctatttttatctataaactAACTCGTGTCTACATTGTAGCTATTGTTTGTCTGGTCGGATAAAACCTTTATCTAAATAGGAATAGACTAATATTTATGTGTGTTTGAACGAGGGCTTTGTATAAATGGTTTATTAGGATCGTTTGTTGTATTCTAAATACACAAATGTATTAGTATATCAGAATGGTTACCTATAATGCGTTCTTAATGGTACTGTATGGCTTCATGTATCTCATATCTCTcagatataaattaattgatatttcttCAGAtgcaaataattcaaaattttgcTTTAAGCGTTATTTAGATTGACATCCGTTATTGATGTTTTTGAATCTGAGCTAGAATAGGCAAGTAAGTTGCATATTTCTGGCATAGAACTTGGCTTGACTTAATTTTTGACTATTCTTCTAATCAGTTTTGATCAGAAATTTCTCGACATTTTGCAGGCGCATTTAGAGctttttatagcttttatttACCCTATATTATAGGCTATAGTTTTTCTACCttacagttttaaaacagtTCTTATAGATTAGTTTTTCACCTCATTATTAGCGATAGTCGATACCCACGTAACAGCAGTCAcgacgtaaaaataataatatagtgacAGTGAAAGTTTAATTGTTAAACTCGTGTAAACAGTTTATCGATGTCAAATGTGTGTCAAGTTAATTTTGTATACGTTTGGCTTGAGAAACATTCGGTTGTCTTACTTTAAGATCAAGGTCTTATTTCGTAAGTGAATTTGCAATTGAGGAAAATATATTCAAGGatgagtttttgtttgttttgattcgTGTTCTAGAgtaattgttttaacattataatgagTATACAGTTTTAATATGTAGCTAAGGAGAGGTTCGAGAGTGTAATCAGTTAAACAAATaaggaataaaattataaaacgatTGAATATCAAATATCTTATCTCTTTTTACCAATTGatttcgaaattaaattatacttaccaAGTAAGAATTCGTGGCCAAATTCTAATGGTATGTTCTTTGCCGATTAATGGTGTACAATTTCATTCTCTCTTATCAGGGATTCGTGCTCCCGTTTACTTGCGCATGCGCTCTGCATAATATATCTTCACTGTCTAGGCTCTGTCTGTTTCTCATTGACTGACAAATTCtgataa contains the following coding sequences:
- the LOC113507168 gene encoding CCR4-NOT transcription complex subunit 6-like, whose amino-acid sequence is MSRNKDKHEGASGRTYHIMSEAERASGRRGGWTTLEVTGGVRALAPQLFQLTHLTALYLNDNSLQRIPPDINQLANLHTLDISNNKLRSLPAELGDLIQLRELHLHNNYLRVLPYELGKLFHLQLLGLQGNPLSKEMLSIYNDNNGTAKLLTYMLDNLQGKSTLFDNLTQLSITWKIFKHLKTFLEIFRIYI